One window of Streptomyces sp. NBC_00273 genomic DNA carries:
- a CDS encoding ISL3 family transposase has translation MQTDAPLWDSLVFDGIGDVDVEAVTAAFGTVEVMARGRAAGAACPDCGRFSDRVHDRYQRRLKDLPLAEQGFVILLTVRRFICGAADCPRRTFAEPFSRLAVPHARFTTRLNRALERVGLALAGRAGARLAAQLGFGAGRMTLLRRVMALPDPQFSTPRVLGVDDFAIRRGQTYSTVLTSVEDHRVVDVLPTREAGPLAAWLIQHPGVEIICRDRAGAYAEGARRGAPDALQVADRFHLWQGLGRAVETCVAAHRDCLRSPSPTGTLPGATRPDPARPQDDSAPVGRRAERKKAAHALVHELLAQGHSRRAIARHLGWGLNTVLRYANAARWQDTFRESRPRSSRLDPYKPYLERRFAEGCTSVTGLHGELIAANAPVTYQMVRAHIATLRRTPADAAPRPPSVRQVTGWLTRHPTALTEDDRAGLKGILARCPELDTASRHVREFGEILTGRLGATLPTWIDAVDASQLPGLTGFALHLLRDLDAVTAGLTLNWSSGSIEGAVNRIKKIKRQLYGRAGFELLRKMILLQ, from the coding sequence ATGCAGACCGATGCACCGTTGTGGGACTCGCTGGTGTTCGACGGGATCGGCGATGTGGACGTCGAGGCGGTGACGGCCGCGTTCGGCACAGTCGAGGTGATGGCGAGAGGCCGCGCGGCCGGGGCGGCATGTCCGGACTGTGGTCGCTTCTCGGACCGAGTCCACGACCGGTACCAACGCAGGCTGAAAGACCTTCCGCTCGCTGAACAGGGCTTCGTGATCCTGCTGACGGTCCGGCGCTTCATCTGCGGAGCGGCGGACTGCCCGCGCCGGACGTTCGCCGAGCCGTTCTCACGGCTGGCCGTCCCTCACGCACGGTTCACAACGCGGCTCAACCGCGCCCTGGAGCGGGTGGGGCTCGCGCTGGCCGGGCGGGCCGGGGCCCGGCTGGCCGCCCAGTTGGGCTTCGGCGCGGGACGGATGACCTTGTTACGCAGGGTCATGGCATTGCCCGATCCACAGTTCAGCACGCCGCGTGTGCTGGGCGTGGACGACTTCGCGATCCGTCGCGGCCAGACCTACTCCACCGTCTTGACCAGCGTCGAAGACCATCGCGTGGTCGATGTGCTCCCGACCCGCGAAGCCGGGCCACTGGCCGCCTGGCTGATCCAGCACCCAGGCGTGGAGATCATCTGCCGGGACCGAGCTGGCGCATACGCCGAGGGCGCCCGCCGCGGCGCCCCCGACGCTCTGCAGGTCGCCGACCGGTTCCATCTGTGGCAGGGCCTCGGCCGAGCCGTTGAGACCTGCGTCGCCGCCCACCGCGACTGCCTGCGCAGCCCGTCGCCCACCGGCACACTGCCAGGCGCGACCCGTCCCGACCCCGCTCGGCCGCAGGACGACTCGGCACCTGTCGGCCGGCGGGCCGAACGGAAGAAGGCAGCACACGCCCTGGTCCACGAGCTCCTCGCTCAAGGCCACTCACGCCGGGCGATTGCTCGGCACCTGGGCTGGGGTCTCAACACCGTGCTCCGGTACGCGAACGCCGCACGCTGGCAGGACACCTTTCGCGAGAGCCGGCCCCGGTCCAGCAGGCTGGACCCCTACAAGCCCTACCTGGAGCGGCGATTCGCCGAGGGATGCACCAGCGTCACCGGACTGCACGGCGAACTCATTGCCGCCAACGCGCCCGTCACCTACCAGATGGTCCGCGCCCACATCGCGACCCTCCGCAGGACTCCGGCCGACGCGGCACCGCGGCCGCCGTCGGTGCGGCAGGTGACCGGCTGGCTCACTCGCCACCCCACCGCCCTGACCGAAGATGACCGCGCCGGACTGAAGGGCATCCTTGCCCGCTGCCCTGAACTTGACACGGCCTCCAGGCATGTCCGCGAGTTCGGCGAGATCCTCACCGGACGCCTCGGCGCCACACTCCCCACCTGGATCGATGCCGTCGACGCCAGCCAGCTACCCGGCCTCACCGGCTTCGCACTCCATCTGCTCCGAGACCTCGACGCAGTGACAGCCGGTCTCACTCTCAACTGGAGCTCCGGCAGTATCGAGGGAGCCGTCAACCGCATCAAGAAGATCAAGCGGCAGCTCTATGGCCGCGCCGGATTCGAACTTCTCCGAAAGATGATCCTGCTCCAGTAG
- a CDS encoding ATP-dependent Clp protease proteolytic subunit, translating into MTPLTMLAPRAEEGDTPPGHFDDHLAARLLDQRIVLLGTQVDEVSANRVCAQLLLLSAQDPRSDIGLYVNSPGGSVTAGLAIYDTMRLIPNDVSTLAMGFAASMGQFLLTVGTPGKRFALPNARIMMHQPSAGIGGTAADIEIQAENLQFTKKAIERITAQHTGQSVETIARDGDRDRWFTAEQAREYGMVDRVVESLADIRPATPRRRTGL; encoded by the coding sequence ATGACTCCCCTCACCATGCTCGCGCCCCGCGCGGAGGAGGGCGACACACCGCCCGGCCACTTCGACGACCACCTCGCGGCAAGGCTGCTCGACCAGCGGATCGTCCTCCTGGGCACCCAGGTCGACGAGGTGTCGGCCAACCGGGTGTGCGCACAGCTACTGCTGCTGTCGGCGCAGGACCCGCGCTCCGACATCGGCCTGTACGTCAACAGCCCCGGCGGATCGGTCACCGCAGGTCTCGCCATCTACGACACGATGCGGCTCATCCCGAACGACGTCTCGACGCTGGCGATGGGCTTCGCCGCCAGCATGGGCCAGTTCCTGCTCACCGTGGGGACGCCCGGCAAGCGGTTCGCGCTGCCGAACGCGCGGATCATGATGCACCAGCCCTCGGCGGGCATCGGCGGTACCGCCGCGGACATCGAGATCCAGGCGGAGAACCTCCAGTTCACCAAGAAGGCCATCGAGCGGATCACCGCCCAGCACACCGGGCAGAGCGTGGAGACGATCGCGCGGGACGGCGACCGGGACCGCTGGTTCACGGCCGAACAGGCCAGGGAGTACGGGATGGTGGACCGGGTGGTGGAGTCGCTCGCCGACATCCGCCCGGCCACGCCGCGCCGACGGACGGGGCTGTGA
- a CDS encoding STAS domain-containing protein, producing the protein MSGEQTVDCSRVSFCDSSALNALLAARLTAQEAGTVVRLAAPNHQLQRLLEMTGALPLFPVDHDPPPGDSSKGFPDGLPWSS; encoded by the coding sequence GTGTCTGGTGAGCAGACGGTCGACTGCAGCCGCGTCTCCTTCTGCGACTCCTCCGCGCTCAACGCACTCCTCGCCGCGCGGCTCACGGCGCAGGAGGCCGGAACCGTCGTCCGCCTGGCAGCCCCCAACCACCAGCTCCAGCGCCTCCTGGAGATGACCGGCGCCCTGCCCCTCTTCCCCGTGGACCACGACCCGCCACCCGGCGACTCCTCGAAGGGATTCCCGGACGGGCTGCCTTGGAGCTCGTAA
- a CDS encoding 2OG-Fe(II) oxygenase, with protein sequence MFEMPVNPFELSEEALSRISADDSWTPIESEIPKANAKVIRHFLTPAEVEAFATELAAQRFAPVGRDGIAANYAKGDPVAHLRATAESTFLAAEFYRRLRTLLSLEVGSGDPTDSDGRPWRPTAVNPRMRFITYEHGGFIVPHYDSPYFAPDGRRTLLTVVIYLSYEAVGGETRFIADKQNDLPFAQRDFSDWPRLAKPEEILSAHRPEPGDALLFWHRTLHDSAPLLEGTKTILRTDVLYEPVDVP encoded by the coding sequence ATGTTCGAAATGCCGGTAAATCCCTTTGAGCTCTCCGAAGAAGCGCTGAGCCGAATATCTGCCGATGACTCATGGACCCCGATCGAGTCGGAGATCCCAAAGGCCAACGCCAAGGTGATTCGCCATTTCCTCACTCCGGCCGAAGTGGAGGCATTCGCGACCGAACTGGCCGCCCAGCGCTTTGCCCCGGTCGGCCGAGACGGCATTGCCGCCAACTATGCAAAGGGAGATCCGGTCGCTCATCTCCGCGCCACGGCCGAATCCACATTCCTGGCGGCTGAATTCTACCGCAGGCTGCGGACGCTTCTATCGCTTGAAGTGGGATCGGGCGATCCGACGGATTCGGACGGAAGGCCCTGGAGGCCGACGGCCGTCAATCCGCGTATGCGCTTCATCACGTACGAACACGGCGGATTCATTGTCCCGCACTACGATTCGCCCTATTTCGCCCCCGACGGAAGGCGCACTCTCCTGACGGTCGTCATCTACCTGTCGTATGAGGCCGTGGGCGGAGAAACGCGGTTCATCGCCGATAAGCAGAACGATCTTCCCTTTGCGCAACGTGACTTCTCTGACTGGCCGCGGCTCGCGAAGCCTGAGGAAATATTGAGTGCCCACCGCCCCGAACCGGGCGATGCGCTCCTCTTCTGGCATCGGACACTTCACGACTCGGCCCCGCTTCTTGAGGGTACGAAAACAATACTCAGAACCGACGTGCTCTACGAGCCCGTAGATGTGCCTTGA
- a CDS encoding IS5 family transposase (programmed frameshift) has protein sequence MSTRPWIVDDDLWALIEPLLPPWPTRSPGPRPVADRLCLQGILYVLCNDIAWQLLPPELGFGSGQTCWRRLERWQQAGVFDQLHRILLAELNASGRLDWSRACVDGSHPGEKGGADTGPSPVDRRKTGSKHHLICDGRGTPLKVITTAANVNDVTQTLALVDGIPPVAGRPGRPRRRPDALLGDKGYDSNPNREELRKRRILPVISRKGAPNIKGMGKLRYVVEQTFALLHQFKRLAVRWERRTELHDTFVSLACSLICWRRLNKPDS, from the exons GTGAGTACTCGGCCGTGGATCGTGGACGACGACTTGTGGGCACTGATCGAGCCGCTGCTGCCGCCTTGGCCGACGAGGTCGCCAGGGCCGCGGCCGGTAGCCGACCGATTGTGTCTGCAGGGCATCCTGTACGTCCTCTGCAATGACATCGCCTGGCAACTCCTGCCGCCTGAGCTGGGGTTCGGCTCGGGCCAGACCTGCTGGCGGCGCCTGGAGAGGTGGCAGCAGGCCGGAGTCTTCGACCAGCTGCACCGGATCCTGCTTGCCGAGCTGAACGCGTCCGGCCGGCTCGACTGGTCGAGGGCGTGCGTGGACGGC TCACATCCGGGCGAAAAAGGGGGAGCCGACACCGGTCCGTCGCCGGTCGACCGGCGGAAAACAGGCAGCAAACACCACTTGATCTGCGACGGCCGTGGCACCCCGCTCAAAGTCATCACAACCGCGGCGAACGTCAACGACGTCACCCAGACCCTCGCCCTGGTCGACGGCATCCCGCCAGTGGCGGGCCGCCCCGGCCGGCCCCGCAGGCGCCCGGACGCCCTGCTTGGCGACAAGGGCTACGACTCCAACCCCAACCGGGAAGAGCTGCGCAAACGCCGGATCCTGCCCGTCATCTCCCGCAAAGGAGCCCCGAACATCAAGGGCATGGGCAAGCTCCGCTACGTCGTCGAGCAGACCTTCGCTCTACTCCACCAGTTCAAACGACTCGCCGTCCGATGGGAACGCCGCACTGAACTCCACGACACCTTCGTCTCCCTTGCCTGCAGCCTCATCTGCTGGCGACGCCTCAACAAGCCCGACTCATGA
- a CDS encoding ClpP family protease, with the protein MGSYTVPYVIERTAQGERSYDVFSRLLNERIIFLGTEIDDGVANVVIAQLLHLESASPEQEISIYLNSPGGSFTSLMAIYDTMTFVQAPISTFCVGQASSTAAVLLAGGDPGRRFVLRHARVLLGQPASGGRQGTVSDLSLAAKEMVRIRSQVEEVLSRHTHHDVATLRADMDREKVFTAEEAVAYGLADEVLSRRFAFV; encoded by the coding sequence ATGGGGTCGTACACGGTTCCCTACGTGATCGAGCGGACCGCGCAGGGCGAGCGGTCCTACGACGTCTTCAGCCGGCTGCTGAACGAGCGGATCATCTTTCTCGGCACCGAGATCGACGACGGGGTCGCCAACGTGGTCATCGCGCAGCTCCTGCACCTGGAGTCGGCGAGCCCGGAGCAGGAGATCTCGATCTATCTCAACTCGCCCGGCGGATCGTTCACTTCGCTGATGGCGATCTACGACACGATGACGTTCGTGCAGGCTCCGATCTCCACCTTCTGCGTCGGTCAAGCGTCGTCGACGGCGGCGGTGCTGCTGGCGGGCGGAGATCCCGGGCGGCGGTTCGTGCTCCGGCACGCGCGGGTGCTGCTCGGTCAGCCGGCCAGCGGCGGCCGGCAGGGGACGGTCTCCGACCTCAGCCTCGCGGCCAAGGAGATGGTCCGTATCCGCTCGCAGGTGGAGGAGGTTCTGTCCCGGCACACGCACCACGACGTGGCGACGCTGCGCGCGGACATGGACCGGGAGAAGGTGTTCACCGCCGAGGAGGCCGTGGCCTACGGGCTCGCCGACGAGGTGCTGAGCCGACGGTTCGCGTTCGTCTGA
- a CDS encoding helix-turn-helix domain-containing protein → MSTHAPNESRVISLRPQAPSPGSGGAAGAPRRPMGGPQPRAPREPLWRDLVGDVLRRERLAQERTLKDVSEAARISMPYLSEVERGRKEASSEVLAAAAQALGLGLADLLLLAGDELARHARSRVVRARTSPTSPTARYDGFCLAA, encoded by the coding sequence GTGAGCACTCATGCGCCGAACGAGTCCCGCGTCATCTCCCTGCGCCCGCAGGCCCCGTCGCCCGGTTCCGGCGGGGCGGCCGGCGCCCCGCGGCGCCCCATGGGGGGTCCACAGCCACGCGCGCCGAGGGAGCCGCTGTGGCGTGACCTCGTCGGCGACGTGCTGCGGCGCGAGCGGCTCGCCCAGGAGCGCACGCTGAAGGACGTCTCGGAGGCGGCCCGGATCTCGATGCCGTACCTGTCGGAGGTGGAGCGCGGACGCAAGGAGGCATCCTCCGAGGTGCTCGCGGCCGCCGCCCAGGCCCTCGGGCTCGGCCTCGCAGACCTGCTCCTGCTCGCCGGTGACGAGCTGGCCCGGCACGCCCGGAGCCGGGTGGTCCGGGCCCGCACGTCACCCACGTCGCCCACGGCGCGGTACGACGGCTTCTGCCTCGCCGCCTGA
- a CDS encoding Imm1 family immunity protein, with protein sequence MILNVQSGNTYRHAKTLPEMLRLIDSVVSEQRVSIPGIGAGDNDLFSFSERPHTIDATDWWPDNSLHVSVNLETGYGGLVWYVSPDRADQSHDEVDEHIWVSSNPSPPGFDPMVLSDPGSPLCHAPESTLPLAQIRAAVEEFCRTGTGDRPRCISWVKGEINGEIL encoded by the coding sequence TTGATTCTCAACGTTCAGTCCGGAAATACCTACCGTCACGCCAAGACTCTGCCGGAAATGCTGCGCCTGATCGATTCGGTCGTGAGTGAGCAGCGCGTCTCTATTCCAGGTATTGGTGCTGGCGACAATGATCTTTTCTCGTTCTCTGAGAGGCCGCACACGATTGATGCCACCGACTGGTGGCCGGACAACAGCCTGCACGTTTCCGTAAACCTGGAAACGGGATACGGTGGACTCGTCTGGTACGTCAGTCCCGACCGGGCCGACCAAAGCCACGATGAAGTAGACGAGCACATTTGGGTTTCCAGCAACCCATCGCCGCCGGGTTTTGACCCCATGGTCCTGTCTGATCCAGGGAGCCCCCTGTGCCATGCGCCAGAAAGCACCCTACCGTTGGCGCAGATCCGGGCGGCAGTGGAGGAATTCTGCCGCACGGGAACCGGAGATCGACCCCGCTGCATTTCATGGGTTAAGGGTGAAATCAATGGCGAGATTCTTTAG